One region of Bactrocera neohumeralis isolate Rockhampton chromosome 5, APGP_CSIRO_Bneo_wtdbg2-racon-allhic-juicebox.fasta_v2, whole genome shotgun sequence genomic DNA includes:
- the LOC126758461 gene encoding LOW QUALITY PROTEIN: uncharacterized protein LOC126758461 (The sequence of the model RefSeq protein was modified relative to this genomic sequence to represent the inferred CDS: inserted 1 base in 1 codon) has translation MTCTEILRELQCKTPPCPCQKCAKLRGESGNGNVNAESNFRDTPPERPIPKYQFQCKCLCDTDTEMPYKRKCPPTPPKPKQTVKTNEKCVEDDCNTGKGCCNXGRNFLSFMISIIGFIAFLIIAAIVFWLLVLKCTIILSIKVYKSKRTTQVTVVSIIGLLFLLIFCTAALTCFQRYSARRSTSKLAAQPVTKIKSEPSGSWYTFKRSQRQAIAPPLKVSKTRYPWTLYSATPGTAKEVTSTVSKVETRSSWIPFGRGRLVTTKEIKTESSEPRSSWIKTHIWRETTTKDIVTPVKKPEASSSWLPSFRWSSAPSKQIEQQTKTTETRTTWIPSRWWGSSPPKEIDYQLKKSETPTSWLSTFSWSTKQVEVTPKEIERRSSWRPSSWWGPSTPKEIDYQLRKSETPTPWLSTFRWRTKQPEQAHKKIEKRFSWRPSSWWGQSPPKEIDYQLKKSETPTTWMSTFRWTSTSSKQVELPPKKTEARSSWIPFQWGQTVPKVVERNETSVTRYTWLPSLKWRQSPVKIETTTTKTEARSSWLPTFNLRSRWATYFTKSTTTKEIQTPPQASKVRFSWMPFHWWSNKSAKDMEIELTQKEQESRSSWIPYFNWRRTKTTKTTTTNKDSKKTTSTSYWWPSFSWGQSATTAASNRLSGGMQQQQLTVTITDDDARQIYKRSKLYAIPTEMKQPPTLIIYLRDFIQRSTD, from the exons ATGACTTGCACAGAAATTTTACGTGAACTTCAGTGTAAAACTCCGCCTTGTCCCTGCCAGAAGTGCGCCAAGCTACGTGGTGAGAGCGGAAATGGAAACGTCAATGCTGAAAGTAATTTTCGAGATACGCCGCCAGAGCGGCCAATACCAAAATATCAGTTTCAGTGTAAATGCCTTTGTGATACGGATACGGAAATGCCCTATAAACGGAAATGTCCACCCACTCCGCCGAAGCCCAAGCAAACTGTTAAAACCAATGAAAAGTGTGTAGAAGATGATTGTAATACGGGGAAAGGTTGTTGCA ACGGACGCAACTTTTTGTCCTTTATGATAAGCATAATTGGCTTCATAGC GTTTTTAATAATAGCCGCCATCGTGTTCTGGCTTTTAGTGTTGAAATGTACAATTATCCTGTCCATCAAAGTATATAAATCGAAGAG AACTACGCAAGTGACTGTAGTGAGCATAATTGGTTTATTGTTTCTGCTTATATTTTGTACGGCTGCGTTGACATGTTTTCAAAGATATTCGGCTAGACGTTCGACGAGCAAACTTGCAGCACAACCTGTCACTAAAATAAAATCCGAACCCTCTGGCAGTTGGTATACATTTAAAAGGAGTCAACGGCAAGCAATTGCGCCGCCACTCAAAGTGAGTAAGACCCGTTATCCTTGGACACTTTATTCTGCTACTCCGGGCACAGCAAAAGAAGTCACTTCCACAGTCAGCAAAGTTGAAACACGTTCTTCGTGGATACCTTTTGGTAGAGGACGTCTGGTAACAACGAAGGAAATTAAAACGGAATCTAGCGAACCACGTTCGTCGTGGATAAAAACACATATTTGGCGAGAGACAACAACGAAAGATATTGTTACCCCTGTTAAGAAGCCTGAGGCATCTTCTTCCTGGTTACCATCATTTAGATGGAGTTCGGCTCCATCGAAACAAATTGAACAACAAACTAAAACAACAGAGACACGTACCACGTGGATTCCTTCTCGATGGTGGGGTTCGTCTCCGCCAAAAGAAATTGATTATCAACTGAAGAAATCTGAAACGCCCACTTCTTGGCTGTCTACATTTAGTTGGAGCACAAAACAAGTGGAAGTAACCCCTAAAGAGATAGAGAGGCGTTCCTCGTGGCGGCCTTCTAGTTGGTGGGGTCCATCTACACCAAAAGAAATTGATTATCAACTGAGGAAATCAGAAACGCCTACTCCTTGGCTGTCTACATTTAGATGGCGTACAAAACAACCTGAACAAGCACATAAAAAGATTGAAAAGCGTTTCTCCTGGCGGCCTTCTAGTTGGTGGGGTCAGTCTCCGCCAAAAGAAATTGATTATCAACTGAAGAAATCTGAAACTCCCACTACTTGGATGTCTACATTTAGATGGACTTCAACTTCATCGAAACAAGTTGAGCTTCCACCAAAAAAGACAGAGGCACGGTCATCTTGGATTCCATTTCAGTGGGGTCAGACTGTACCCAAAGTGGTTGAACGAAACGAAACGTCTGTGACGCGTTACACTTGGTTACCTTCCCTCAAGTGGAGGCAGTCACCAGTCAAAATTGAGACTACAACTACAAAGACGGAAGCCCGCTCTTCATGGTTACCTACCTTTAATCTGCGCTCTAGATGGGCAACTTACTTTACTAAATCAACTACAACAAAAGAAATTCAAACTCCACCACAAGCAAGTAAAGTACGTTTCTCCTGGATGCCTTTTCATTGGTGGAGTAACAAGTCAGCAAAAGATATGGAAATTGAATTGACGCAAAAAGAGCAGGAGTCACGTTCATCTTGGATACCCTACTTTAATTGGAGACGGACGAAGACAAccaaaacgacaacaacaaataaggaCTCGAAAAAGACTACTTCGACTTCTTACTGGTGGCCAAGTTTTAGTTGGGGTCAATCAGCTACCACAGCAGCAAGTAACAGACTGTCCGGTGgaatgcaacaacagcagcttACTGTCACCATAACCGACGATGATGCACGCCAAATATATAAACGGTCCAAGTTGTACGCGATACCAACAGAAATGAAACAACCGCCGACTTTGATCATCTATTTACGAGATTTTATTCAAAGAAGTACGGACTGA